A part of Streptomyces sp. NBC_01210 genomic DNA contains:
- a CDS encoding helix-turn-helix domain-containing protein produces the protein MVSELAENVRKYRRRAGMSQEELAHAAGVSPGTVRKAEQGGTVRMETLHTLARALGVTTASLMASDAPEPVGRGEEPNRVNLIQLRVALTPAVGLVDPDADVVGEEPNLRILRWTLQDVRVLYFSDSYASVAAQLPGLLRDAAQAVAYYDSGDEHRQALLARAEALRLAGTYLTQVRQYDIAYAAVRGAIMDARQAGDMLAAGSGVGCMCWLLVRQGRLDEAEQVAAQSMDAVEPKITGAEPDHYAVWGGLAMEAAAAAARNNRPDEAKGYRQAARVAATAVGTAHRNVSRHWSVFGPVTVAVKALEDSLVIGDARAVVRKAGEQEELSPKAWKRLGRPSTNDGNRFTLDVARAHTRTGDLSAAMDELTRAREAAPQWLRHQNGAAETMQEILGKRKRTLTTEMREMADYLGVVG, from the coding sequence ATGGTTTCGGAGCTGGCCGAGAACGTCCGTAAGTACCGGCGTCGCGCGGGGATGAGCCAGGAGGAACTGGCCCACGCCGCAGGGGTATCACCGGGCACGGTACGCAAGGCGGAGCAGGGTGGAACGGTCCGTATGGAGACCCTGCACACGCTCGCCCGTGCGCTGGGGGTGACCACCGCCTCGTTGATGGCGTCCGATGCCCCCGAGCCCGTCGGGCGGGGTGAGGAGCCGAATCGGGTCAACCTGATCCAGCTCCGTGTTGCTCTCACCCCGGCTGTTGGGCTCGTGGACCCGGATGCCGATGTCGTCGGCGAGGAGCCGAATCTGCGCATCTTACGGTGGACCCTGCAAGACGTGCGGGTGCTGTACTTCTCCGACAGCTACGCGAGCGTCGCGGCCCAACTGCCCGGTCTGCTGCGCGATGCCGCACAGGCCGTCGCCTACTACGACAGCGGGGACGAGCACCGTCAGGCCCTGCTGGCCCGCGCCGAGGCGCTGCGCCTGGCCGGCACCTACCTCACCCAGGTGCGGCAGTACGACATCGCGTACGCCGCTGTGCGCGGCGCCATCATGGATGCCCGTCAGGCCGGAGACATGCTTGCGGCGGGCTCAGGTGTCGGCTGCATGTGCTGGCTGCTGGTGAGGCAGGGAAGGTTGGACGAGGCGGAACAGGTCGCCGCCCAGAGCATGGACGCAGTGGAGCCGAAGATCACCGGGGCCGAGCCGGACCACTACGCGGTGTGGGGTGGCCTGGCGATGGAGGCCGCGGCCGCAGCCGCGAGGAACAACCGTCCCGACGAGGCAAAGGGGTATCGTCAGGCCGCCCGGGTCGCGGCAACCGCGGTCGGGACGGCGCATCGCAACGTCTCCCGGCACTGGTCTGTCTTCGGGCCAGTCACCGTCGCCGTCAAGGCACTCGAAGACTCCCTGGTCATCGGCGACGCCCGCGCGGTGGTGCGCAAGGCGGGCGAGCAGGAGGAGCTGTCGCCCAAGGCGTGGAAGCGCCTGGGCAGGCCCAGCACCAACGACGGAAACCGCTTCACCCTCGATGTGGCGCGCGCCCATACCCGGACCGGCGACCTGTCCGCCGCCATGGACGAGTTGACCCGTGCCAGGGAAGCCGCCCCGCAGTGGCTGCGGCACCAGAACGGGGCCGCAGAGACCATGCAGGAGATCCTGGGTAAGCGCAAGCGCACCCTCACGACGGAGATGCGCGAAATGGCCGACTACCTGGGCGTTGTCGGGTAG
- a CDS encoding DUF7848 domain-containing protein has translation MPDSADTDAPVRDSARGRYRFREYHVTTVPDPLALPAFTAVCVTGEECNCGATSGTLHTPDELTRWIAEHCAQTGHQHYEQTVRAILRAEPRAWR, from the coding sequence GTGCCTGACTCTGCGGACACCGACGCACCGGTCCGCGACTCCGCACGGGGGCGCTACCGCTTCCGCGAGTACCACGTGACCACCGTCCCTGACCCCCTGGCTCTGCCAGCCTTCACGGCGGTCTGCGTCACCGGCGAGGAATGCAACTGCGGTGCCACATCCGGCACCCTGCACACCCCGGACGAGCTGACGCGCTGGATCGCCGAACACTGCGCCCAGACCGGCCACCAGCACTACGAGCAGACCGTACGAGCCATACTCCGCGCCGAGCCCCGCGCGTGGCGGTAA